In the Arachis stenosperma cultivar V10309 chromosome 8, arast.V10309.gnm1.PFL2, whole genome shotgun sequence genome, GGCTTTAGCTTCCGATCCGCTATTGATTATAACCtgtaaaataggataaataattcgGTAGAAAAAACGGTAGTGGGGTTAAGTAAACtcggccccacggtgggcgccatATGTTCCTGTCTTGTAATATGAGTCGAGGTATAACTCATTTTTCTGTGTGTATGGAGTTTTCTATCCCAAGAGCACAGATGTCGAGTTATACTTCAGCCGTCAAGGAACACTGTCAAGGAACACCGGAGGAGGTTGGGACCTGCAAAGAGACTCCAACGCTCAAGTTAGTAAGAGTATAAGATGGATATCAAATGACTCAGAATGAATCGTGTTCTGTACCTAAGATTGGAGGTGGACGTATTTATAGAATTATTGTGGTATGATTACTCTGATATTGTGGAGCTGTTATTTAGTGGGTCTGATAACTGCTCTAGTGAGTTTGTTTAGAGAGATTTGCGGAGAGATTCTTATACTGGGTTGGCACGTAGTTATTTGATTGTATAGGATAAGTTCGTTAGTAGAGCAAAACACGTACTCTCCACGTACTCCTGCATGTGTGTATTTAGTTTTAACCAGATTGATTCCGATTTATAGTTTTAGTTTTACCTGAGCCGAATTATAGCCAACGGACGGATCACTTACCAAGTTACCATATTTGAAAAACCCATTACAACCGGATTTGCTTTCTCTCTTTGCACCTTTTACATTAACACATAGTAGACAACCAAGGCAGAAACTTCATAGCAacctactttttctttttttttttcttttttttccacGTTCCTTCCTCCCTAAGCTGTTCtacaaaaaaaacatttttCTGCGGAAGGTAAGAAGGAgcagaaagaaagaagaaaatttaACGAAAAAAAAGGCTTCTTTTTGGTTCAGCATGGTGATCGTTAGTGGTGTTGCTAGCAGAACAAGAAGCAAGAAGAAAGAGAGGTCTTTGATTCCGTCACCGATTGGATCTGGATCCCGAAACGTGTTTACTATTGATCATCCTCTCACTCACTTGAAAGCCCAAAATCCCAGTCCAAACTTCATCATGGGTATGTTaatgaagagaagaaggaagaagttcAAGAAAGAAACGTGTTTCCTATCTGTTCCTGTCAGTAATCTGAGCCGAGGTATAACTCCTTCTAGTGCCGAGATATAACTTCTTCTCCCATGTGTATGGAGTTTTCTGTCCTAAGAGCACAGATGCCGAGCTATACTTCAGCCGTCAAGGAACACCGGAGGAGGTTGGGACCTGTAAAGAGACTCCAACGCTCAAGTTAGTAAGAGTATAAGATATCAAATGACTCAGAATGAATAGTGTTGTGTACCTAAGATTGGAGGTGAACGTATTTATAGAATTGTTGTAGTACGATTATTCTAATATTGCGGAACTGTTATTTAGTGGGATAATTATGTGATAATTGCTCTAGTGAGTTTGTTTAGAGAGATTTGCGGAGAGATTTCTGTGTCATCTGGGTTGGCACGTAGTTATTTGATTGTATAGGATAAGTTCGTTAGGAGAGCAAAACACGTACTCTCCACGTACTCCTGCATGTGTGTATTTAGTTTTAACCAGATTGATTCCGATTTATAGTTTTAGTTTTACCTGAGCCGAATTATAGCCAACGGACGGATCATAGCCCCCAAGCTTGACCTGTGAAAATTTTCAATAAACAGGTTGAGCTTCCGACCTATAAATCGGAATTGTGATTATGGCAGCCCCAAGCTCAACTTGTTAGattgaaaagagagagaaaaaaattggTAGTAACAGATGAAAtagataaacaaataaataaagatgAATAAAAAGTATTAGAAAGTGAGATAGTTATGGGTATTGGTAGCCCCCAAACTTAGCCAGTTAGTCGATATTTATTCAAAAACAATTGAATGGTAAGAGTTGTTCGATCAATATAATTATGTGGGGGGATACTTTTCTGTTTGAGAACAATTTTTCATGTATGGCATATAGTATTTGATTGACGCGAACTGAAAAGTTCGTTCATATTAGTTGATCGAATCGATTGTATGATCCGAGAATGTAATGATCAATTGTCTTTGAGAATTTTTTCGACCCACAATAATTTATTGACGAATTTCTTGTCCAAAGCAATTAATTATTGAATATTAACTGAATAATAAAGATTTGTAACATAAATAAAATGGGTTGAAAATAAACATGCATAAATTAttgtaaaatagaaaaataaaagagatgaGTCCATCACCCATGTATCAAAGTAACGATCATTGCTAATCTgagtttgttttttttattggtATTTTTAGGATTGATATTTGAAGTTGAATGATTGCATCAAAGTATCACGTGTGTGTTGTACTTGAACTTCAGTGTCCGATCTTTATGGTCGGTTATTAGGGATAATTGGACATAATAGATAGATTGGTATCTTGTGCATTTGGAAATTGGAGCATAGTTCGGTTTTGATCTGATCATGTACTGAATGGCTTATAGATCAAGGAagattaatagaaaaaaaattaaaagtaaaaaagtaaatattttaaaaagagagcACATAACTGCGTTTCAACGTATGACCTTAGCTTAAATACACctttgaaaaaaagatattcCCTGTATACTTGTATTGCCACAAAATGTATGTATCTCGTCTGATGAGCTTTGGGTGTTTATCACCGTGGCTTTAGCTTCCGATCCGCTATTGATTATAACCtgtaaaataggataaataattcgGTAGAAAAAACGGTAGTGGGGTTAAGTAAACtcggccccacggtgggcgccatATGTTCCTGTCCAGTAATCTGAGCCGAGGTATAACTCCTTCTAGTGCCGAGATTCTTCCATGTGTATGAAGTTTTCTGTCCTAAGAGCACAGATGCCGAGCTATACTTCAGCCGTCAAGGAACACCGGAGGAGGTTGGGACCTGTAAAGAGACTCCAACGCTCAAGTTAGTAAGAGTATAAGATGAATATCAAATGACTCAGAATGAATAGTGTTGTGTACCTAAGATTGGAGGTGAACGTATTTATAGAATTATTGTAGTACGATTACTCTAATATTGCGGAACTGTTATTTAGTGGGATAATTATGTGATAACTGCTCTAGTGAGTTTGTTTAGAGATATTTGCGGAGAGATTTCTGTGTCATCTGGGTTGGCACGTAGTTATTTGATTGTATAGGATAAGTTCGTTAGGAGAGCAAAACACGTACTCTCCACGTACTCCTGCATGTGTGTATTTAGTTTTAACCAGATTGATTTCGATTTATAGTTTTAGTTTTACCTGAGCCGAATTATAGCCAACGGACGGATCAAATAACTACGATCCTATAATCATTGGTTTGAGTGATAGTAGTAGTGATGAAGGCACTGATAACAGTGATGAGCGCCGTGGAAGAAGTTTAGACTGGAATTTTGGGCTTTCAAGTGAGTCAGAGGATGATCAATAGTAAACACATTTCGGGATCCAGATCCAATCGGTGACGGAATCAAAGACCTCTCTTTCTTCTTGCTTCTTGTTCTGCTAGCAACACCACTAACGATCACCATGCTGAACCAAAAAGAAGCCTTTTTTTTCgttaatttttcttctttcttcctgcTCCTTCTCACCTTCCGCCGAAAAACGTTTTTTTTAGAACAGCTTAGGGAGGAAGGAACgtggaaaaaaaagaaagaaaaaaaaaagaaagagtaGGTTGCAGAAGACAGGCAATGGCAAAGCTATGAAGTTTCTGCCTTGGTTGTCTACTATGTGTTAATGTAAAAGGTGCAAAGAGAGAAAGCAAATCCGGTTGTAATGGATTTTCCAAATATGGTAACTTGGTAAGTAAGAGTCGGCTCAATTTTTTAGTTATGGAACCCATTAGTGTGCTTTCTCTGGATATGGAAATAGAGAGAAATAGACGAAAAGGTGGGACAGCTTTATGTCATTTTTAGGTGAAAGAACTCGGAGGGTCCGAGTTCTTTGTtaagcaaaaataaacaaaagaatgAAGTTTAGACTGGAATTTTGGGCTTTCAAGTGAGTCAGAGGATGAGGGAGAAGGTTGAGCTTCAGCATCAACTTCATCTTCAGGCAGTGATGATAGTGGTTCAAGTTCTTttgatgatgaggatgaagagGAGGAAAAGGAGAAGAGGAGATGTaagaggaggaagaaggagaagaagagaagagagccAACTTTTGAGTCTCATAGCAATAAAGTTTTGAGCTGCGACGAGGTGATTGTGGAAACTGAATGCTCTGGAATTGCCAAGAAGAATGGTGAGAATAAGAACAATTCATCCTCAACCGAGAATAATGTGTTTGATCATCAGCAAGAGAAAATGCTACCAAAGGATGCAGATTGTGCTAGTGTTCTCTTTGGAGAACGCAATATGGAGGGTTGTTCTTCAGAAAAGAATGAAGATAAGGAAAAGAATGTAGCCAAGAAACCGGTGGAGGTttgttcttcaaaaaagaatgAAGATAAGGAAGAGAATGTAGCTATGAAACCAATGGAGGGTTGTTCTTCAGAAAAGAATGAAGATAAGGAAAATAATGTAGCTAAGAAACCAGTGGAGGGTTTTTCTTCAAAGAAGAACGAAGACAAAGGAAACAAGGTGGCAAAGAAACCAATGCCAGCGAGGAATAGAGCACGGAAGAGAGTGGAAAGAACAGGAAAAAATGTTGGTGCTGATATTGAAGCCTCTTCCCAAAAGCGTTCGCGTCCATCCCCACCTGAGGAGGATGAAAAGAAACCAGGGTCGTGAAAGTGTGATCGATGAAAGAGTGCCGATGAATGATGAAAGAATGGAGAGTGCagaggaagagagggagaaCAAGAAGGAAGGAGAGGCTGAAGGGAAGCATAAGGCCGGGGCGGATTGCGAAAGTAGTTACAAAGAGAGGGAGCAACATAGAGTGACAACAAATCCATCTAGGCCAAAGGAGGCACCGTTGATTGAACTTCTTGTTGAATGCTTTCGGATTAAGCATTATCCAGATAATGTTCATAAGCAAGATACAATCTCAAAGGAACCAGCTCTCAATGTTTAGAGAAAATTTTTTGTTCCAAAGAAAGTGCCAATTGAAAAAACTGAATCTGAGAAGGAGAAGGATATGTTGTGGGAAGAAATGGATGCTTTGCTCAGACTAGGTGAAGTTGACTCCTTGGTAAGTCATCTTTCGTTTGCTGAAACACTAAATAAAATGTCTAACTTATAATAATATTGAATGTTGTGTTTTTATGTGCAACAATAGTGGTAAGCgcattgtattatttttaatgattGATTAATTTTCTGAAATTTTGGTAAGTTGTTAAATGTTCAAAGAGTTGATGTAACTAATAACGAGTCGTGTTAGGAGTAAGAACTGGTGTGGCACTATTAGTTATGATAGTTAATCTATATATCAATCATATACTGCAGTGTAAGAAAACAATTAAAATCACAATCTCATTGATCACATTTTCATTCTCTCTGATTTCTCATCTCATAGCCTTAGGCCTGATACCTTTATAAGTTAATGAAGGCCATTCACTAAATAGTCATTTACATTGTAATTAAAACATATTACAGTTATAAGCTTCTTTTGATCTTTGACGTTCTAAAAGATATATATCATAATTTATGTTATGAATTGCAGGTTGGCTGTGTTGAGACTGTCGAAACGCAACAGAACACAGAGGCTCCAGCAACTCATTGTAAGCACAAGTTTTTTCATGATGAAGAGACTGGAATATATTGTATACTCTGCCATTGGATGGTCATAGACATAAAAGGCATGCCGGTACCCTTTGTAAGTAGACTTCATTGATGAACTAGGACATCAAGGTTGATGTGAACTATTATCACTTGAACTATAATACTCACTTCATCCAATAATCAATTCttaattttgttaattgatGCCTTGTGTTGATTTGAACTATGGGATGAGCttgtttgcatgcttttgttgtACATAATACAGGTGAGTGAGTATCCAAGAGAAGGATCAAGAAGAAGCTGCTATCTGATGGGCCTAATGGCTTATGCTTTGATGATGCTCCATTCGGTGTCCGAGAAGGTGGTTACTGTAACAAGGAAGGCACAGTTTGGGACCTGATTCCAGCAGATACTAAGCAAAACCTGTATGCTCATCAGCTTGAAGGTTTTGAATTCCTTTAGAAAAACTTGGCAggaaccatggagcttcctaaATTGAAGAGTTGTGACTCGAACAACATGGGTGGATGCATCATTTCTCATGCTCCAGGGACTGGAAAGACGCGGCTGACCATCGTGTTCCTTCAGACATACTTGGAAGTGTTTCCAGATTGCCATCCCATGATTATTGCTCTTGATAGCTTACTGCTAACTTGGGAAGATGAGTTCAGAAAGTGGGACAATGAGATTCCGTTCTATAATTTAAGCAATCAAGACACTTCAGGAAAAAAGCACCTAGCTGCATGCAGCAAAGTTGGAGGGTCTGCTCCAAGCCAGGAAGATATCCAGATGGTGAAGCTGTATTCTTGGTTCAAACAACCAAGTATTCTTGGAATCAGCTACAGTTAGAGGAGCCTGTAATGAAGCTTTTGCTGGTTTTCGAGTATGGAGGTGCGGCATAGATGGTGCCTAACATATTTTACAAAGATTTACAGGCTTTATGAAGACTTCAACTTCCTCTATTTTAGCTGCGAGTTTCTTCACAAATTTGCTGTTACGCTTTGAGTGGTACCTTTCTCTTCTCTTGGTTGTTCCATTGTATGTTTTATCTTCGCCATCTGCAGGCAAAGAAGAAGCTCATGCACTTCTTTCTTCAGCTACACAGTAAAAGCAATGAATCTTAGTAGTTAATTTAGTGCCAATTCCTATTCAAGAAGATCTACACATTTTCATCGACAAAATTGTTACTTGCTAGACACTGCCGTGGCTTTATTCTTATATAACCCGAACCATGAAATATGAAATCTTGAAACAGATTTGCCTGACCTCATTTAGTCCCTGTTGTGTTTTGACAGATACATGAATAGCTCCATCAGGAGCTGATTTCCGGTACTTCTCCAGCTCAAATTCTGTGGGAGATGGCTTTTCTGTTGCATAGACCACAGGTGATGGCTTCAACAGATCAAATTTGGATACAACATCAAGCCACAAATGTCCACTAAACCTTTCTTTGATCTCTTTGTATATTGAAAACTGCATAACCAAGTAACCAACCATCATCAACTGATGCTTTGTCAATATACATGGGAGTAAGAGTTACAAACATATGTAACATGTTTGATGCATAAAATATACATGCATGCCTTGAGGAGCGTTGTTTTGATGTAAATAAAGTTGACATGCTACAGAAATAGGATACTTATTAATGTCAACTTGTTCGTCATTCTATAAATTTAAGGCACTTGATTATGTACACAATTATGTATTCAGCATATATGTACACACACTGATTGGAGTCTTGGGGATACTCCCAAGTAAATTTACACTACAATTAGTCCCATTTTGAGTTTCTTCAATTCTTTTTTCCTCAAACACCCAAATTCTACAATAAGACAAGAAGCAAACCGTCTCCAACAAGGTGGAGTCGGGATCAAATAACATCATAGTGTTCTGTCTGGAATCACATTCATATTTGaactattaatatttaaatatcttttaataatatGTCCTGTGATTTTCTTAGGTTTCTTGTAGCTCTAGCTACAGGATGACTGCGCAACAATATAAATTTAGTCCTCTTTCTAGTCTATTCAATTACACAAAAGTCTCATATcctttattattaatttacaaattttgcattaaaaaaGAACCCCAAATATTGAATTAACCAGGACAGTCTAAACCAGTTTTGATTGCATTAGGTTggtttagtttttttaattaaaaaaaccaATCTAATCCTGagaaaattattctaataaaaagCATGACTGGAATAAAGTAACGCTTAACAGACAGACAAAAACATCAATTGGTCAATCGTAATATCTTTATCATGTAATTGTAGCTTATCATATATCAATATAGACCAAAAAGAGCCACAATGGAAAATCTAAGGTAAAACTTTGAATTGTACATCTGAAACAAATATTCAAAGGATCATGAATACAGAAGCAATAAACAtcttaaaaacaaaataaaaggcTTTCACATACATCTAATTTAAAAGGAACCTGATGAGCTACATACAAAGTACATATTTCAATAATATTTATAGCCGGTAATTGAAAGCACACCTGATCAGATTGTGAAGTGCCACACTCCCCAGAAAGGTCATGAAGATATAAAACTGCTGTTGGAAGATGTGAAAGGACAGCAAGAGTCAACTTCTCTAAATTATTCCTGTCCTCTAAAAACCAGGAAAATAAAAGCATATAAATCATAAATTGAAGGACCTAAGTCATTTAAAACCACATTAGAACAAGGAGAAACAATGACAAATCAACTAATTATTACAGTACTGGATGCCAATGCCTTTGTAAGGAATGAGGGTGAAGCGAATAAAGCCCCTGACCCGGGGAAGACCAGCGATAAACTAACTCCGAAAGTTGCTATGGTTCACCCGAGAAGTTAGATGGATGATGCGAGCAAAACCGCCGGTTAAGAATTCCTTTTCGGTAAAGGAAAGATAAcatcgttgcaagtatagctgtCAACCAACAAGTAATGACCGATCAAAGTTTACAATTTCTAATTAAACCGAGAGTagttaaacctcgggtcgtcttccctAGGAACTAATGTTAATGAGCGCACAATTTTGGTTGCAAGAACGCAAAGGGGTTTTTCAATGATTGAGagcaacaaaataaaggaattaaagaacgattcaaaattgcaaggaataaagcaataaaggaataaaagaactaagtttgtaatataaacaagtaaATCTATAAAGTGATGAAAATATgattcaaaacataaatgaaacatTGACTTGGGATGAGTTATGGAATCTCTTTGATGGGGCGTGGAAAGTGACGGTAAAGATTATTCGGAATTAAtcgcgttgtgagtatagatcTATACCGACAAAATTCCAcactatcaatttagaaagagGTTGTCacagaaataagaataaaatactgggagtatggaTCACAGATCGTCTCCCAACGAATTGCTAAGAGAGTGCTATTTATTGATAGGGGGTTTTCAAGGGATTTTTTTAGAATTGTGGAATAAAGAAACAATTAATTGTGAATTGAGGAAGTAAAAACCAAAATGATTCTGTGTAATTCGAATAAAAGGTCTGGGAgaagattaattaaaaattctatTCTTGTTGGGAATCTCTTAAGAGTAATGGTAATAGCTTGTTGTTAatacttagttaacctttactgaATGAGGGAAAGTCAAGTACATGAACCAACGTCTGTCAtgagtcctaatcctctcccttgggaaggactagGGTTAGTGCTCAGAAGGTCGGTCAACAACCTTCAATTACCACTAGGCTTTTGAGTTTCCCAACTCAAGGATCTCCTCCTAATCAACTTCCAAGCCAAGTTGGAGTCTACTCGGATAACATGAATATTGTTTTCATATCAATGTAAGGGGAACAGAAAAGAGCCAttataattgaaataaaattggaaacaattaagtaaataataaaattaaatgagaaaATATTCTTTGCATTAACAATCCATGAAAATAATCCAATCGTAACTCTAAACAAGAATTAGAAATATAGAAGAGTCAAAAAATAAACTAGAATGATGAAATCTTTAACGAAAGTAGTAACTCTGTAAAATATCCGATCCAAAAACATGCAATTATGAACTATGAAGAACCTTGAAGGGGGAAGTATTCTCTCTCCAAGATTCAAAAAAACTAACTAATCCTGATACGAATCCTAATTCTCTGTAATCTCTGTTATGCGTGTTGTTCACTCTGTTGTGTCGTATGTGTGCATAACTGCATATCTCTTGAGTCTCTGcattggaaaaaaaaagaaaaaagagagagaaagcacGTAACTAACTGTAAAACTGCATGATTTTGAAGTTGAGAATGAAAGATTAAAAATAGTTTCGATGAAGTTGCATCTAAACTTAGTGGttccaataaaaaaatactGAAAGAAACATAATTAATGAATCAATATCTCCAAATTGTACAAGAATCTAATGCATTCCACCATTTTTTATTGGTTATGTCTAAAAAACTACtgatgaaaaattaattttaaagcccAAACTCATTTTTGAACAATGAAATTCCACAAAGCTCTCAAATTTTATAAAGAACACTTAACACCAATAAGCAAGGTGCGGTGAGACAATGCCACGGGAAGAGAAAACCGCGAACATCCTTTAATGGTTTACAATCAATAGCAACAAGTAAACCACAAACTCCCACTATATATTTGAAGTATACGAGACACAAATACAAAGTCCAGCAATAACAATCATAGCATCCTAACACTATATAACAACATTCTCTCCAAAACATGTACAGAAAAGAGGAGAATGGAGACCAACAATTCAAACTACCAAGACcttaaaagagaaaaatgaattAAGCATCATAAAACAAAACCGCATGAACCCCACTATTTCAACAGACATTCTCCAACAAGAAAGCTTTCAGCTACTGCATAAATCATAATAGATAAACTTATATTATGCTGCTTCCAAATATCAGGTTATTAAACTTTGTAGGAGGTGGCACCAAGGATTCCACCATGGTTAACCATTTCATAGGTCTCTCCAAGGATTGGATTAAAAGGCTTCCATGTTTTTTGGTATGCATAGTACACAGATACAGCCGGAAAGATGGCACTCGATGGAAATGTAGCTGAGATGGAGAATCCTGATGATGCTGCAACAGAGAAAGGAGGCAATTGGGTAGCAGTGATTTGGTTGTGCATTTTCCATGGCCAACCGGGTAGTCCTTTGGAATGATCTATGCTGATCCTATCAGCTCTCTCGTGCCATATATTTCAACATTCCTTTGAAGCCAGGATACAAAGATTTTTGCTGCATATAATAAAGCATGCCATCATGGAATTGATTACACTAGACAGTTCAATTTCAATGGATGCAGAGTGTTGCAACGTCTGAACCTTCTATGGATAGTATGCGAAAATATAATGTTGCTGAGCTTTTTATTATTCATCATTTTGTTTATGACTGAACACCAAATAATATTTTCAGgcactttttttaaaaaaaaattgaaatacgaaaattaaatgatataaacACACACAGATACAATTCCCTTTATATCCAACAAGATCGATTGGCCAAAATTTCACAAAATTCATTACTTATACCTGAACATAAAAATCAACTTCTAACTTTAGGTATCATTCAAACGCATTAATGTGAAGTACTTGAAGGAAATGTGCAATCAACTCCAATTCTAAAACGAGATATCAGATAGCAAATTTACctgattgggaaagaaactagGATTCACGCCATTCCATGGAGAAGGATGCTCTTCAGTTGCAACCAGCCTTTTTGTAGATTACCAATTACCGAATTAACATTGGTTTCCACCTACAAACGGAGAGAGCCCGACATGTTATGATCACTAGGTAGGACAAAGATGTGAAGAATTAATAGAACTATACAACAAACCTTCAAAAAGAGAAAACCATATTTGAATGAAGGCTTGTGAAAGCATAATTTTGAATGAACCTTAAAAAAAGTGAAGATTTGATTTGATGTTCAACTATACCATTGTTCTTCCAGTATGCATGCTGTAAGGGACCCAGGGGAACTGGAGTTTCCCCCTGTTTTCTTTCAGACCATGTCCTGGAGTTGCTATGCCCAAATTAAGTTCAAGATTAGGACTGCCACCTGTAGAAAACAAACACAAAGGATGTTTGGTAATAGATTGTAGCCAATGAAGTGTATTCTATGTAAAGTATTTGGTTTCACCAACCACTTCactaaaattgaatttttgaagagatttattttttgaattgtTCTATTTTTGTCATGTTCA is a window encoding:
- the LOC130945665 gene encoding uncharacterized protein LOC130945665; the encoded protein is MPSYTSAVKEHRRRLGPWDNYVITALVSLFRDICGEISVSSGLARSYLIPTDGSNNYDPIIIGLSDSSSDEGTDNSDERRGRSLDWNFGLSSSDDSGSSSFDDEDEEEEKEKRRCKRRKKEKKRREPTFESHSNKVLSCDEVIVETECSGIAKKNGENKNNSSSTENNVFDHQQEKMLPKDADCASVLFGERNMEGCSSEKNEDKEKNVAKKPVEVCSSKKNEDKEENVAMKPMEGCSSEKNEDKENNVAKKPVEGFSSKKNEDKGNKVAKKPMPARNRARKRVERTGKNVGADIEASSQKRSRPSPPEEDEKKPGS